A genomic region of Aspergillus oryzae RIB40 DNA, chromosome 1 contains the following coding sequences:
- a CDS encoding uncharacterized protein (predicted protein) — MDEGSTQHEAASTESMPGESIPTQQQTTKRPRGRKAKELTEDSLASETQNGQPLDEGNVPEEEDSAASGGSRQLRQKSKATNHIQKQVGRPGKRALDPPESVEAPGPAGEKRKQRKQAEPEPEPEPEPDVESEGPKEPKPIGEKRKRGRRSEEEPELQPQSEPHNEPEVPKEPKPATERRKRRKRSDQEQEPEPEVEPEPEVSRDPEPATERRKRGRRARGEREPEPEPEGQPEVPKEPEPVTEKRKRRRRSDQGPEPEVEPETQAEPDPKSSREPKPAGEKRKRGRRSKEEREPEPEPERQPEAPEEPEPASAPKRGRGRPSLSNTGPEVTQREEDPAAQNENQEEASRTTRRKPRQPRGETVPVTVHRLANIASLGGHVQPSELSDEEEESADELSTRQKTKLPSRGGVNVADVLSQICRETLEKTLTTLKNGISNEGNAARRSEWTTKKKAVEAFGTELEGRLFELSEMLDSNFVLGVKLKKAKREMMDMRSRLYQLRKEREGVALQMDAVRRKHSKEENASLLRSSPRTKPKPTCRRLRRFRFVRTIFDGWTGVHAPQRCGQCELPRPWSPRGSLEPDQGVQCAA; from the exons ATGGATGAGGGAAGCACGCAGCACGAGGCTGCCTCGACTGAAAGCATGCCGGGCGAGAGCATACCGACTCAGCAACAGACAACGAAAAGGCCCCGGGGtagaaaagcaaaagagcTGACGGAAGATTCTCTTGCCAGTGAAACACAAAATGGCCAGCCTCTGGATGAGGGTAATGTgccggaggaagaagattcGGCTGCATCTGGAGGGAGTCGCCAGTTGCGTCAAAAGTCAAAGGCGACGAATCACATACAAAAGCAAGTTGGACGCCCCGGCAAGAGAGCTCTTGACCCGCCAGAGAGTGTGGAGGCACCAGGACCAGCcggtgagaagagaaaacagagaaaacagGCggagcctgagcctgagcctgagcctgaacCAGATGTTGAATCAGAAGGTCCAAAGGAGCCCAAACCAATTGGCGAAAAGAGGAaacgaggaaggaggtcAGAGGAGGAACCGGAGCTGCAGCCCCAGAGTGAGCCCCATAACGAGCCCGAGGTTCCAAAAGAACCCAAACCAGCTACCGAAAGGAGGAAACGGAGAAAGAGGTCAGATCAGGAGCAGGAGCCAGAACCGGAGGTGGAGCCCGAGCCTGAAGTTTCAAGAGATCCTGAACCAGCTACCGAGAGGAGGaaacgaggaagaagggccAGAGGGGAGCGAGAGCCGGAACCAGAACCTGAGGGCCAACCCGAAGTCCCCAAAGAGCCAGAACCAGTTAccgagaagagaaaacggagaagaaggtcagaCCAGGGACCGGAACCAGAGGTAGAACCGGAGACTCAGGCTGAGCCTGACCCCAAGTCTTCAAGGGAGCCAAAACCAGCTGGCGAAAAGAggaagcgaggaagaaggtcaaaAGAGGAGCGGGAGCCGGAGCCAGAACCCGAGCGCCAACCCGAAGCCCCTgaagagccagagccagcTTCAGCTCCCAAACGTGGACGCGGCCGACCGTCACTATCCAATACGGGTCCTGAAGTCACACAGCGTGAGGAAGACCCTGCGGCTCAGAATGAAAATCAGGAAGAGGCTTCTCGCACTACTAGAAGGAAGCCCAGACAGCCTCGCGGAGAGACGGTTCCCGTAACTGTCCACCGTCTTGCTAATATCGCGTCGCTTGGAGGCCATGTTCAACCTTCTGAACTAtccgacgaggaggaggagtcTGCCGATGAGCTCTCGACGAGACAGAAAACCAAACTCCCTAGTAGGGGAGGCGTAAATGTCGCTGATGTTCTGAGTCAAATCTGCCGAGAAACACTAGAGAAGACGCTTACAACACTCAAAAACGGAATCTCCAACGAGGGAAATGCAGCACGGCGCTCAGAATGGACCACCAAGAAAAAGGCTGTGGAAGCATTCGGCACCGAGCTGGAAGGACGCCTTTTCGAACTGAGCGAAATGCTCGACAGTAATTTCGTATTGGGGGTCAAACTGAAAAAGGCCAAGCGGGAAATGATGGATATGCGCAGCCGACTGTATCAActacgaaaagaaagggagggcGTGGCATTGCAGATGGATGCAGTACGAAGGAAGCACTcgaaggaggaaaatgcAAGCCTG CTTAGATCTAGCCCTCGAACGAAGCCGAAACCGACCTGCAGACGGCTCAGACGATTCAGGTTCGTCAGAACCATCTTTGACGGTTGGACTGGAGTTCATGCTCCGCAACGTTGCGGACAATGTGAGCTCCCGCGCCCCTGGAGCCCAAGGGGGTCTCTTGAACCAGATCAAGGCGTTCAATGCGCAGCTTGA
- a CDS encoding alkene reductase (NADH:flavin oxidoreductase/12-oxophytodienoate reductase) — MASKLFSPLQVGRMQLAHRITMAPLTRFRNDDDHVPLPIVKEHYEQRGSVPGTLLITEATLISPRAGGYPNVPGIWSEAQIAAWRTVTDAVHAKGSYIFMQLWALGRVANPANLQKAGYDLVSSSAVPATPEGAVPRALTEDEIRDYIRDYAQAAKNAIAAGFDGVEIHGANGYLIDQFTQDTVNQRTDSWGGSVENRARFALEVTKAVTEAIGAERTGIRFSPFSTFQGMRMADPVPQFKYLAQKTKEFKLAYVHLVEPRIAGNTEVDEPSADSLDFFFRAYEKAGPIMVAGGYKAESAKEAVDSQYKDYDTLVAMGRPFTSNPDLPFKVKAGIPLRAYEREKFYLVKDPKGYTDYEFSEEFKSAQVAA, encoded by the coding sequence atggcCTCGAAACTTTTCTCCCCCCTTCAAGTCGGGCGCATGCAGCTCGCCCATCGCATCACGATGGCCCCGTTAACACGCTTCCGAAACGATGACGACCATGTCCCCCTCCCCATAGTCAAGGAACACTACGAACAGCGCGGTTCCGTCCCCGGAACCCTCCTCATCACGGAAGCGACCCTCATTTCTCCTCGCGCCGGCGGCTACCCCAATGTCCCCGGGATCTGGAGTGAGGCGCAGATCGCCGCATGGCGCACCGTCACCGACGCCGTGCACGCCAAGGGCTCCTACATCTTCATGCAGCTCTGGGCGCTGGGCCGTGTCGCTAACCCGGCCAACCTGCAGAAGGCCGGCTACGACCTCGTCTCTAGTAGCGCTGTGCCTGCGACCCCCGAGGGCGCTGTTCCCCGGGCATTgaccgaggatgagatccGCGACTATATCCGCGACTACGCGCAGGCCGCGAAGAACGCCATCGCGGCTGGGTTCGACGGAGTTGAGATCCACGGCGCGAACGGGTACCTGATTGATCAGTTTACGCAGGATACCGTCAACCAGCGGACGGATAGCTGGGGCGGTAGCGTTGAGAACCGCGCCCGGTTCGCGTTGGAGGTCACCAAGGCTGTGACGGAGGCCATTGGCGCGGAGAGGACGGGTATTCGCTTCAGTCCCTTCAGTACCTTCCAGGGTATGCGCATGGCGGACCCCGTCCCGCAGTTCAAGTATCTGGCGCAGAAGACAAAGGAGTTCAAGCTGGCTTATGTGCATCTGGTGGAGCCTCGCATTGCGGGTAACACGGAGGTTGATGAGCCCAGTGCGGACTcgttggatttctttttccgtGCTTATGAGAAGGCTGGTCCGATCATGGTGGCCGGTGGGTATAAGGCTGAGTCGGCCAAGGAGGCTGTCGACTCTCAGTACAAGGATTATGATACCCTTGTTGCTATGGGACGGCCTTTTACTTCGAACCCGGATTTGCCTTTCAAGGTCAAGGCCGGTATTCCTTTGAGGGCCTATGAGAGGGAGAAGTTCTACCTGGTTAAGGATCCTAAGGGATACACTGATTACGAATTTAGCGAGGAGTTCAAGTCTGCGCAGGTTGCTGcttga